The Liolophura sinensis isolate JHLJ2023 chromosome 8, CUHK_Ljap_v2, whole genome shotgun sequence sequence CTAATGTCATTATTAGAACCTTAGTGTAAATGGCAATTTCTGGAGACATCAAGTCTTATAACTCAGTAAAGACGTATTGGTAAATGACCGAAAATAAGGTGAAGGATGAACactatttatatcattttttaattcaaTAACGAAGGATTCATTAGCAAACCCTTCTAACCTAAAAAAATTCccattttaaaaacttttagtTAAATTCATGTCCATCAGTCGTTTGCAGGTGGTCGTTTCCGATTGGTCAATTCTGTTTAAGCGTCCTCTTCGGCTTCACCTTCCTCGTCAAACTCTCCCTCCTCCTCGGCCGTGGCGTCTTGGTACTGCTGGTACTCGGACACCAAGTCGTTCATGTTGGACTCGGCCTCAGTAAACTCCATCTCGTCCATACCCTCACCGGTGTACCAGTGGAGGAAAGCCTTACGACGGAACATGGCCGTGAACTGCTCGGAGATTCGCTTGAACAACTCTTGGATGGCCGTGCTGTTGCCAATAAATGTGGCCGACATTTTGAGGCCTCGTGGAGGAATGTCACAAACAGCGGTCTTGACGTTGTTGGGGATCCATTCGACAAAGTAACTGCTGTTCTTGTTCTGTACATTCAGCATCTGTTCATCGACTTCCTTCATGGACATACGACCACGGAACATGGCGGCCACAGTAAGGTAACGGCCGTGACGGGGATCGCAGGCGGCCATCATGTTTTTGGCGTCAAacatctgctgggtgagttctgGCACGGTCAGGGCTCTGTACTGTTGACTACCCCGGGAAGTGAGAGGGGCAAATCCTGGCATGAAGAAGTGGAGACGCGGGAAGGGTACCATGTTGACAGCCAGTTTGCGGAGGTCAGCGTTGAGTTGACCGGGGAATCGCAGACAGGTGGTCACACCGGACATTGTGGCGGAGACCAGATGGTTCAAGTCCCCGTATGTTGGGGTGGTCAGCTTCAGGGTCCGGAAGCAAATGTCGTAGAGAGCCTCGTTGTCGATACAGAAGGATTCGTCTGTGTTCTCGACCAGCTGATGGACAGACAAGGTGGCGTTGTATGGTTCCACGACTGTGTCCGATACCTGGAACAAATATGAACACTTCAATATGTGCTGGGAGAGTCCAGAGATTTAGCCTGTTCTAATACATGGCTTGATATTTTTCCGATAGGCTTTATCGTTGccttataaataaaatttcaaacaataaTGCGAACTAGTGGTCTCATAGTCTTCACCAACTTATATCGCATGATGTTTTAATTGgttaaatcaaaaaaaacaatttaaatgctagtattatacaatgtacaaaCCTTTGGTGAAGGGACGACGGAGAAGGTATTCATCACCCTATCAGGGTACTCCTCTCGGATCTTGCTGATAAGAAGGGTACCCATTCCAGATCCGGTTCCCCCACCCAGAGAGTGGGTCAGTTGGAAGCCCTGCAGACAGTCACAGCTCTCAGCTTCTTTGCGAACCACATCGAGAACGGAGTCGACCAGTTCGGCCCCTTCCGTGTAGTGGCCCTTGGCCCAGTTGTTACCGGCACCGCTCTGACCGAAAACAAAGTTATCCGGTCTGAAGATCTGACCGAATGGGCCGGATCGGACGGAATCCATGGTACCGGGCTCCAGATCGACCAGGACGGCACGAGGCACATATTTGCCTCCTGCAAGTAAAAGATAtcgaaataaattaaaagactGTAGATAAGAGAACAACTAATCAGTTGAGGAATCGTTATCGTTATTTGGGATATCTGTTTTTAGTATAGGACAGATTTTAGGGCTAGGGCCACGATGCGCTTCGAACCCTTTTTCTCAGGTCAGAAAGAAAGTGTTTTCATACCTGTGGCCTCATTGTAGTACACGTTGATTCTCTCCAGCTGGAGATCGGAATCGCCATGGTAGGTTCCTGTCGGGTCGATGCCGTGCTCGTCAGAGATAACCTCCCAGAACTGAAATGAGGGTAAATAGCTTATTCAATTGCTGTGTGGAgtaaaaactgtttttttttttttgtttgtttgtttttttggattATGATGAAGAACACTTATAACTTGTTCACCATATAATGTCCATTTTTGTTACTTCTCTTTGGTAAGTATTATTGTAAATGGTGTCTGACAAGAAGCTGTATACATTCGTAGTTTGGGGACAACGATCAATTGTACTGGTAGAATTAAGAGTATACAAAGGAATACCCATTAGGAAATGAATTACTGTGCTCTGTGTCTGTACATGGGTGTACACGTGCATTTAAAGGTCGTGAAATTCTTGTAATTAGAAGGACACAAAACGACATTTGAGGATTCGAACTCGTGTGTTTTATGACTGCCTATGTTCATGGAATTCTGAATAGATTTAGGCATTCAGCACATTTTTCCATGATAAATAGGAAAAATAATTCATCATGTAAttatgtgtgaaaatgtataCCACATTCTGTCATTTGTTCATAGTACATATTTTGCATCctttgaactgttttattttcttcagaaACCGCTATTGGTGAATGAAATGTTTGCCAATTTTATACAGTTTATATAAAATGGTTGtaagcgtaatgactcaggagcctctcaccaatgcgcttgctgtgagttcaagtccagctcatgctggcttcctctccggccgtacgtgggaaagtctggcagcagcctgcggatcgtcgtggatttccacgggttctgcccggtttccacccaccataatgctggccgccgtcgtataagtgaaatattcttgagtacggtgtaaaacaccaatcagataaatccaTATAAAATGCTTACCTTGGCGCCGATCTGGTTTCCGCACTGGCCGGCCTGAAGGTGGACGATTTCTCTCATGGTGACAGGTGGTTGGTTGAACCGGTTGGTTAAGGATGAAAGGGAAAGGAAATCGTTTGATGCCTTTAGCCATGCTTGCCTCTCTTTTATACCCCATTACTGTCGAACAACTCTTGGTAACGATCTAATAGCGCGGCGAAACGTAGTCCACAGGTCTGTTTTAACCAATGATACGATTATTACAGCTAGGGGACTACTTTGCGGAGTAATAGGTACATAGAGAACGTCCGCTCTTGCCAGAGCTTGTCATAACGTGCTATAATCAATGTATTAACAAATGCTGTCAATGGGCGGTCTAGAACAGTTGAATAACAGATTAGATTAGTGCTGTTTGTAGCACCAGTAagtacaaaaaacacacaatctCAAGTCACACCATAATTCGaagttttgttctttttatggGTATTAAAAAACATATACCTTCAAGGGTTTGAATGAAGTTGACCTCAATCTTCCCAGCATGAATATTTTCTATTCAAATCAGGATAAAAAATCTGATATACTCCAATACTCTATTAAGAACGGTCAGTCTGCACTCTGTCTAAGTGAATACAATCCAAGTAACAATTTATTCTTGTAAGTACACACTTACTgagaaagacaaaacaataaaatctaAATATGGATGGGGTGGTGGACCAGGCTAAACCATACCACGTACAATGCCGAAATTTAGCATGTGAACGTAatataatacacaaatatttgcTAAAATacgtatttttttatattagcgGAGGAGGAGACACTGTCCCCTTTTTAACTAGAGACATAAATATAATCGTAATTGATGAGGCTTTCTCACATTTTGTGTTACAAGTATAATAGAATCAATTTAAATACACTTGGTCTACGATGATGCAATTTCTTAACATATAGAGTCCTTAGTTCCTTATAAGCAGGACgaatcaaaacaaaattgatCCCACACTCTTCTACTTTAACACGCCTTGCTTCTCTGAGTGGTACATTTTCAAATGTTCCTCTTTCTATTTGTAATATATGGAaggaattttttaatttttgccaTAAGATGTCTAAATTTAAATGGAATATTTTTACACAGGTAGAATTAAAGTGCGTAACTGTCAAGTAAATGCCTATACAGTAGACTTTTGGACATACCTTATAAATCACTGTGAACCTCTTGTATATTGTGATCTTTA is a genomic window containing:
- the LOC135472148 gene encoding tubulin beta chain-like, encoding MREIVHLQAGQCGNQIGAKFWEVISDEHGIDPTGTYHGDSDLQLERINVYYNEATGGKYVPRAVLVDLEPGTMDSVRSGPFGQIFRPDNFVFGQSGAGNNWAKGHYTEGAELVDSVLDVVRKEAESCDCLQGFQLTHSLGGGTGSGMGTLLISKIREEYPDRVMNTFSVVPSPKVSDTVVEPYNATLSVHQLVENTDESFCIDNEALYDICFRTLKLTTPTYGDLNHLVSATMSGVTTCLRFPGQLNADLRKLAVNMVPFPRLHFFMPGFAPLTSRGSQQYRALTVPELTQQMFDAKNMMAACDPRHGRYLTVAAMFRGRMSMKEVDEQMLNVQNKNSSYFVEWIPNNVKTAVCDIPPRGLKMSATFIGNSTAIQELFKRISEQFTAMFRRKAFLHWYTGEGMDEMEFTEAESNMNDLVSEYQQYQDATAEEEGEFDEEGEAEEDA